The nucleotide window GTCAATCTGTCTCGACGTCATCAGAGTTGGAATGCCATGACCGGAGCGAAAAGAACGTCTCCAAAGATTTGACCCAGATTGCGGCTCTGTTGGGCACGACTCTGTACCGTTGCGCTCGTACAGCCCGCTCGTTATCCGTACATGCATGAGTGCGTGGTGCCGGCTGTCAAAGCTTCCGTCGTGTTGGTAGGGATTTTGTCCGAGTTGGCCGGTACTGATTCATCTCCCGCTGGTGCTTCTAACCGTTTCCTGGCTTTAGCGACACAGCATAGACTCTACGGGCGGGCGTGGCTTAAGCTGACTCAGGCTTGTGGCCTCCACTCGGCTAGAACTTGGTCGGTTGACCGATTAGCTCTGCGTCGCATCCCGCTAAGCTATTCAAGATTGCTTAGGTAGTCTAATTTGTTGGGCTCAGAAGGTCTTCAATTGGATTCGGCGAATGTCTTGCGAGCCATTCGTCACACCTTGGCACTTGTGCCGGAACGTCGTACGCTTCTCGTCTCGGTAAACACGATCTGCGTATgaaccattcacgatttggcgTTCATCATGTGCGTTTTCTGAAGCTTATTGGTTAATCTCGAATGAACACCAATTCAGACACCGCCTGCAAGATGAGTAAGTAACACATGGAAGTGTGCCGACGTTGGCGAGCCTCGGGAAACTTTGAATCCAGCTTAGCTCCAATAGAAAGTTGCTGTCATTTTTGCAGCCAACCAAGTCGAAACGTGAATGGCAAAAGGCTCATGGTCATCAATGCCGTTGATATCGAGCAAACAAGGTGAAGCGAAGCTGACTAGCCTCTGCTTGGCATCGCCATGCCAGATGAGGCGTTTGGGGATGCTGATTTCATGATCGCTTTGCAAATTGATTCCAGCCTTTGGTCAGCTTTGcgagagacgagacgatttacgattttGGCTGGTAAAGTGACAGTCGCTAAACCCTGGCCGCCAATCTCGAGATTCCTAACGCTTGTTGCTTACAGCCGGGCGCCCCGCCATAAGATcacattctgtgattgcgTCTTGGGTCGGATTGGCAATCAACGCTAATCGCGGCGCGCCGCTTGGGCTCGCACTTACGCGCTACAGCTAGCTCCAAGCTTGCATGCACGGACGAGCACAGACGCACAACGCGCATCTTTGCCTGTTATGCCtttcagtcgtgaatcgaatcacgattccgTTCGTTGATCACCATATACATACATGGTACTtgtcgtgattcgtgatttgtgattcgtgattcacgattgtatCTACTTTGCACGTTGCCCGTGccaagctcttcctcgcaCGCACGTGAGTAGTTGAGATACATGTGTGATACATGATACAGCTTGGTCGCGCGACAAGCTCTCCCCGATTCAACAcgtcgattcgtgattgtctctTGGACACTAACGTCTTGCCGCATTAGCAACGCCAAACGTGAAGCACAAAGTGCAAcgcccattcgtgattgttggcAAAGTGCATCGCTAAAATATACCTCGCCACACGCGAACGGCAGCATGATCCTCATCCTCCAGAGATAGTCTTGTCTGAGTTGGCCGGTGGTCAGCCTAGCGTTTTTAGCGTGCCTCGCTTGAATGACTTCGCTTGAGATACCCAGATGCAGATCAATCCTACACAAATCTCGCTCGCGGTCCAATAGGTCGCATCCAAGACCACGTCAtgatcgagaagcagatACATACACGAGTGTGGGGTTCTTCCAAGCCTCGTTTCGTCTACACCATCCAGTTGGGTTCGAGTTTCACTCTCTTCCAGCAGCGTCGCGGCACAAGCGAATCGACGAGTGCAAGAATCCAACTCCAAGCGCCGTGATAAAAGCAGCCGACCTTTGCCGTTTGGTACCAATAGTGCACGTCCGACGGAACGTAGTGGCTGACAGCCGAGCACCTACAGACCCCTAAACGCGTCCGAAATGCACTTGACAACTTTGTCCGAGGACACACTCGATTGTTCAATCGCGAatccagctgctcagctcggcaaTCAAGACTATCTGATCCTTGCGAGTCGTTCTTGGCATTTGTAATGGAAAATTTGAAATCATCCTCCAACGTTCATGCCTGCACCTTGTACACGCaagcaccaccagcaggCTGCGTATCGAAACAAGCGTCCTGTAGCTCTTGCTCGGATAACCCAGGGAACCGCTTCTTGTAGTATTGCGTCCGCATCGCCGAGATGAACACCTCGACTTTGGGCTTAGGGACCAAATGAACCGTGCAGCCACCCCAACCAGCCCCCGTCAGCCTGCTTCCCAAACTGCCGTTGCGTTTGGCGATGTCAATCACCTGGTTCAGCTCGTCACAGCTGCAATTGTATAGCTCGCGAAGCGAAGTTTGCGAACCATCCATCAGAGCTCCCAACTGCTTGTATACGATTTTACCGTCATCCTCCGAGGATGCAGGGTTTTGCTTGCACAGCGCTTGGAACTGCAACACGCGCAACGCCTCCGTAAAGACGTGCTTGGACCGCTTGTACAGTTCAAACCTCTCGGCTCGAATCGGAAAAGAGCTCAAAAACTCCTTGTCAAACTCTTCGCCAGTGTATCCGGTCAGCTCTTCCACTTTTTCTCTTCCGAGTCCCGCTCTAAGCGCAGAGCTGGTGTAAAGCGCTTCAACTTTTTCCTCCAACACACGAATCCTGGCTGCTTCCTCGCCCGATTTCTCCAACGTCTCCTGAACCGCCGTACTGTTCTCCATTTCGATCTGGAGCTGCGAATCTCGACCGTTCTCACTGAAAAAGCTCTCCAACACCCCCCTCAAATCTCTGCATCCCGCGCCTTTGGCACTCTCCAGTCCCAGACTCTTAGCCAACGCCCTCGCCGCCATGCGCGTCTCAACCACGCGTAGATTGTAGTTGACCGGGCCCGTAACCTTCTTGTCGCTAACCACGAGCGTGTTTACGATGACAAATGTGTGGTCCGGTGTGCTCTGCGGTAACTTTGTCGGTCGCACTCGCAGCTCTGGGTAGAAAGAGATATAGAGCGCGTGGTTCGGGATGCTGAAAATGGAAGCGGATTGATCCATTCCACCCGAATTGACGCCAACCAGGCGTTCGGACTGGATCGCGACTTCAGCCATCTCTTTTCTATCGATCAAAAGTCTTGCTGCGAAAGCTTCGAGTAcaacgatgctgctgcatgtCGTCATAGCGGcggacgagctgagcgatGACTCTGGTGGAATCGTTCCATCCACCAGAACTTGAATCTTGACGGGTCGATTCGAATTGGACGCGCCAAGCACCCAAGAAGGCAGGTGAGAGTGCAATCCTTTCAGAGCAACCTTGAAGTAGTTGGCCCATCGTTCGTCGCCCGAATTGAGCAATTCTACCTTGTCGACCGAATCGTAGCGAAACGAGAAGCAGGTTTCCGCAAACCGAGCCGTCGTGTTCTTAAGCACCACTTCCACCGTCTCTGAGGCTGGAGCCGAGACGGAGGAAAGCGTCACCTTGGTGGCCATCAGAATGTCCTTTTCGATAGCAGCCGGGAAAACCGAGAAGCCGACATAATCGATATGTTCACCGATCAGGTTCACTCGGCCTGGCGCGCGCGCGATGAAGTCAGCTTTCGCACCGGAGAACGCTTGCGCGAATTTCAGAGCGAGATCGTTCCACCGTCTGCCGTTTTTCAACACTCCGGCATGCGAGTAGATCGAATCTAGCGAGTGAACCAGCGGGACAGGATCGCTCCCTTGGGTCGAAGCCATATTGGCGAACTATCGAAaacaagaagagcaagggTCAACGGAAGGCAAGGGAAGGAAACGGAAGGAAAGCAAGCGATGGTCGAGAGATAAAGTGCAACCAGTAAGAAAGCAAAGAAGCCGAAACTTATAAGACAATTCATGATGTCGACGATagacgaccaagaccgaCAAACAGgccacgattcacgactcacgactcacgactcgtgactcgtgactctcacCCCACAAATCTTGAAAGACGTTGCATGgtcaatcttgaatcgtgaattgctcGATTCTGAAATACGTTAATAGGTGATTCGTTCTGAAATGACAAGATTTCCACAAAGTGTCCCGTGCACGCcctcacactcacgactctttGCTTACCCAGCCTGGACTTCGCCGGTCGCTTTTTACGGAATCCGACGAACCCCGATTGCATCGGTTGTCGCCTCCTTTCTACAGAACAAGTAGCTCGACGCCTTGCTTCACATCATTCTGTACTCAGGCACACATACGTACATacacaagtcgtgagtccaTATCCGCATTTACGTGTACGTGTGACTGCAAAAGAATTCGATTCCGACGTCCGGTCATTAGCCGAACAAGCTCTCCATGCCCGTCTCCAAAGTCCCATCGCCTGTCCATCCGGACCCGATAGTCTGCAGAATGCCCTCCCAATCAAACATAGCTTGGCCTTCGATCGACGGTGCCGCGAGCCCCGCTCCCAGCTGACTGGGTGAAGCGGCCATGAAGTGGTTGTTCGGGTGGCTGCCGCTGAGGctgtggtggtgatgacgCATCGGCGAAGACACTCCGACGCTCGGAGCGATTCCGGTAGTCGCGCTGGCAATTGGAGGGGTAGCAGCTCCCAGTTTACCGTTACCTGAGGTGACGGGTGTGTGAGCAGTACTATTACCTGTAGAATTGCCTTTTGTTGTGTCGGGAGATTCCATTGCTGTCGGGGTGAGGAGCCAACCATACGGATCGATGGGATTGGCCGCAGAACCGCCATTCggagctgcagcgcctGACATAGCCGCCATATTGGCAAATGCACTGCCGTCAAACTGACCCATACTTGTACCCAGAGAAGTCGGAGATCCAGTCGCAAGGTGATGAGATGGAGCCTGATTGTGCATCGCCGCCGTTGTTGTTGAAGAGGATCCGGCGCCTGCACCTCCTCCAGCAACACCTACCTGTTGCTGGTTGGACATGGTTGGTGTACCTGGCAGACTCGCTGAAAGCAATCTCAGCGAATCCGCCGCCTGCTTTTCCTCCTTCACCCTCGCCGAAGCCGCCGCTTGACTCCTTCGGATCGGATCTTGCATGATCGTCGCCCTCATCGAGCCCTTGGCCGCTGCGAGCTCTCCTTTGCTCTTTCGCGCCAATTCTCGAGGTAAAAACGGCTCCAACCTCGAAACGAGCACCTCGATCACCATCTGTTCTCGTTCCGCAGAAGCATCTACATTTCCCGCGTCGAAATTGCGTCGTAGTTGTGTGATAAAGTTCTGCAGGTATCCGATGCGTTCGTTGAGATCAACCGTGTCGATGCTCTCGCCTAGACTGAAGCCAATGAGTAGCGACATGCCCACTACGATGGCCGAATTGAATAGCGCATACGCACCACCAAACGATTGAGCTAGCTGTTCCTTGCTGAGAAGTCGCGCATATTCCTTGCGCAGACGTAGGTCGTTGAGTGCCGTCTCAACGCAGACACGGCGACTCTCGGGAAACGGATGCTTGCCGTTGCTCGCCGGTCGCAACAGATACGGCCGGTGCAAAAGCGAGCGGTAGAAGCACACTTCGCCAAGAATGAGATATCGATAGAAGGGCAGCAGCGGATGATCCTGATCGAGACTCGTGTCCGTCTTGGAGTTGCCCGAGGTGGACCAGTTCGGTGCCAGGTACGGTGGAAGCGAATCGACAAATTCAGCAATCATGTCTTCTAC belongs to Mycosarcoma maydis chromosome 3, whole genome shotgun sequence and includes:
- a CDS encoding uncharacterized protein (related to GAL1 - galactokinase) is translated as MASTQGSDPVPLVHSLDSIYSHAGVLKNGRRWNDLALKFAQAFSGAKADFIARAPGRVNLIGEHIDYVGFSVFPAAIEKDILMATKVTLSSVSAPASETVEVVLKNTTARFAETCFSFRYDSVDKVELLNSGDERWANYFKVALKGLHSHLPSWVLGASNSNRPVKIQVLVDGTIPPESSLSSSAAMTTCSSIVVLEAFAARLLIDRKEMAEVAIQSERLVGVNSGGMDQSASIFSIPNHALYISFYPELRVRPTKLPQSTPDHTFVIVNTLVVSDKKVTGPVNYNLRVVETRMAARALAKSLGLESAKGAGCRDLRGVLESFFSENGRDSQLQIEMENSTAVQETLEKSGEEAARIRVLEEKVEALYTSSALRAGLGREKVEELTGYTGEEFDKEFLSSFPIRAERFELYKRSKHVFTEALRVLQFQALCKQNPASSEDDGKIVYKQLGALMDGSQTSLRELYNCSCDELNQVIDIAKRNGSLGSRLTGAGWGGCTVHLVPKPKVEVFISAMRTQYYKKRFPGLSEQELQDACFDTQPAGGACVYKVQA